A DNA window from Leptospira weilii contains the following coding sequences:
- a CDS encoding PDZ domain-containing protein, whose amino-acid sequence MLKIWIIPIFICFSSGIFAEKSNPILIKKKHYKTNYDTKKKSVSLAKTSGTQEIYHKSIVQIKVTFQEPEYHQPWKKKNPRVRRGVGVVTEGNRILIPYSLLPDATLIEVKKYSSYSEIKALVFRHDPESNLALLRVEKKNFFDDLIPLTFSPVVVFPKQVNVYQLDNSGSIQTTSVTFLSMDMDQMPLGQVELPVVDVSSSEGLNGFGEVAIENGKVSGLLYDFTSGKNSGRIIPSFVIQKFIETPGTDVFGYKGFRFRPITDDSVKKYYGMEKSDSGILVADVIPGSSASGVLKLEDIILEFGDKNVDSKGYIEHPLYGKQVLSFLAHSGDSFGYSLGKEIPMLVLRDKKKIRLSMRLKPFPYSAVRIPFKNVPASNDFAVEGGFVFLELSEPLLEEWGKDWRSRVDRKLLYLYDYYKFHEKEGDVGKIVLLSQVLPDESNNGFHDLSFKIVEKIDGQNVKSVQDLKRKIGQGKSDYALISLDDGTEIALDRTKLTEINERIYKSYKIRFSENGN is encoded by the coding sequence ATGTTAAAAATCTGGATCATACCGATATTTATCTGTTTTTCGTCGGGGATTTTTGCCGAAAAATCGAATCCTATTCTCATTAAAAAAAAACATTATAAAACGAATTACGATACGAAGAAAAAATCCGTGTCTTTAGCGAAAACTTCCGGCACTCAGGAAATCTATCATAAAAGTATCGTTCAGATCAAAGTCACTTTTCAAGAGCCCGAATATCATCAACCTTGGAAGAAAAAAAATCCTAGGGTTCGAAGAGGAGTCGGGGTGGTCACAGAAGGAAATCGAATCCTGATTCCCTATTCGCTTTTACCGGATGCGACTTTGATCGAAGTGAAAAAATATTCTTCCTATTCCGAGATAAAAGCGCTCGTATTTCGTCATGATCCGGAATCCAACCTCGCTCTCCTTCGAGTCGAGAAAAAGAATTTCTTCGATGATCTTATCCCGCTTACGTTTTCCCCAGTTGTCGTGTTTCCGAAGCAGGTCAACGTTTACCAACTTGATAACTCGGGTTCGATTCAAACGACAAGCGTGACTTTTTTGAGTATGGATATGGATCAGATGCCTCTTGGTCAGGTAGAACTTCCCGTTGTGGACGTGAGTTCCAGCGAGGGTTTGAACGGCTTCGGAGAAGTTGCGATTGAGAACGGAAAAGTTTCCGGTCTTCTTTATGATTTTACTTCTGGAAAAAATTCAGGTAGAATTATTCCCTCTTTTGTCATTCAAAAATTCATCGAGACTCCGGGAACGGACGTATTCGGTTATAAAGGATTTCGTTTTCGTCCGATTACGGACGACTCTGTAAAAAAATATTACGGTATGGAAAAATCCGATTCTGGAATTTTAGTCGCGGATGTGATTCCAGGTTCTTCGGCGAGCGGAGTTCTGAAGCTCGAGGATATCATTCTTGAATTTGGAGATAAGAATGTGGACTCGAAAGGATATATCGAACACCCTTTGTATGGGAAACAAGTTCTTTCCTTTTTGGCACACTCCGGGGATTCGTTCGGATATTCATTGGGAAAAGAAATTCCTATGCTTGTACTGAGGGATAAAAAAAAGATTCGTTTGAGTATGAGGTTGAAACCGTTCCCTTATTCGGCGGTTCGAATTCCGTTTAAAAATGTTCCCGCCTCCAACGATTTCGCCGTGGAAGGCGGCTTTGTGTTTTTGGAACTTTCCGAACCGCTTCTGGAAGAATGGGGAAAGGATTGGAGATCCAGAGTTGATCGAAAGCTTCTCTATCTTTATGATTATTATAAGTTTCACGAAAAAGAGGGAGATGTCGGAAAAATCGTTCTTCTTTCTCAAGTCCTTCCGGATGAATCCAATAACGGTTTCCACGATCTTAGTTTTAAGATCGTGGAAAAAATCGACGGCCAAAATGTGAAATCGGTCCAGGATTTAAAACGAAAGATCGGACAAGGTAAGTCCGATTATGCTTTGATTTCTTTGGACGATGGAACCGAGATCGCTTTGGATAGAACGAAATTAACGGAGATTAACGAAAGAATTTACAAGAGTTATAAAATCCGTTTTTCAGAGAATGGGAATTAA
- a CDS encoding AZOBR_p60025 family cell surface glycopolymer formation protein, with amino-acid sequence MDAFFSKIRSLFVNPLLIIPLFILLYAFSSFLIWKKYDWNPSSQINFGMQFVVQNAAETPKGAIVFLGRPGDLGAGYDGQIFYYYSRMLSEFNLNWPKGFEENIRASRIGYPLFVSVFGWFGTWGTVFGMYFLNLVLVLISWFLLRDLCGEKHRIYSSLYLFSPFLLGSYSLLVCDAVLTGFLVITFWFYKKEKRIWFSLFGGISILTKEQALFLLFPLGIEALSKKKWKDAVIIVSTLFVPFLWAVFLRTQFPNWSPARFTDFFTPLDGLIGYWKEINHPSMVFFLQAPNFETGLILFAKKFSRVPIFILFAVGLFILSSGNWKKGIAERLAFFLVMFSIFSAGYVLYWSSYENVSRMFTVSTAFLIFWKLEDDSISDFAYWIVTGSIVFIFLLKLTFISSTLPYEIWK; translated from the coding sequence TTGGATGCGTTTTTTTCAAAAATCCGATCCTTATTTGTAAATCCTCTCTTAATTATTCCTCTGTTCATCTTATTATACGCTTTTTCTTCCTTTTTAATCTGGAAAAAATACGATTGGAATCCGAGTTCCCAAATCAACTTCGGAATGCAATTCGTCGTTCAAAATGCGGCGGAAACTCCAAAAGGTGCGATTGTATTTTTAGGCCGTCCCGGTGATTTAGGAGCCGGCTACGACGGACAAATCTTTTATTATTATTCCAGAATGTTAAGCGAATTCAATTTAAACTGGCCTAAAGGATTCGAAGAAAACATTCGCGCATCTAGAATCGGTTATCCTCTCTTTGTTTCCGTCTTCGGCTGGTTCGGAACTTGGGGAACCGTATTCGGAATGTATTTCTTAAATCTCGTCCTAGTTTTGATTTCCTGGTTCCTATTAAGAGATCTTTGCGGTGAAAAACATCGCATTTATTCAAGTCTCTATTTATTTTCGCCCTTTCTTTTAGGAAGTTACTCGCTTTTAGTCTGCGATGCGGTTCTAACCGGATTTTTAGTGATAACATTTTGGTTTTACAAAAAAGAAAAACGGATTTGGTTTTCTTTGTTCGGGGGAATTTCAATTTTAACAAAGGAACAAGCTCTCTTTTTACTTTTTCCTCTTGGAATTGAGGCTCTCTCGAAAAAAAAATGGAAAGACGCGGTAATCATCGTTTCGACTTTATTTGTGCCGTTTCTTTGGGCCGTTTTTTTAAGAACTCAATTCCCAAATTGGTCTCCGGCAAGATTCACCGATTTTTTCACCCCGTTAGACGGCCTTATCGGTTATTGGAAAGAGATCAATCATCCTTCTATGGTATTTTTTTTGCAAGCTCCCAATTTTGAAACGGGCCTAATTCTTTTTGCAAAGAAATTTTCCAGAGTTCCGATCTTTATTCTATTCGCCGTCGGTTTGTTCATTCTCAGTAGCGGAAATTGGAAAAAAGGAATCGCAGAGCGACTTGCTTTTTTCCTGGTGATGTTTTCCATTTTTTCCGCAGGTTATGTACTGTATTGGTCTTCCTATGAAAACGTTTCTAGGATGTTTACAGTTTCAACTGCGTTTTTGATCTTTTGGAAGTTAGAGGACGACTCTATCTCAGACTTCGCTTATTGGATCGTTACCGGAAGTATCGTTTTCATTTTTTTGCTCAAACTTACATTTATCTCTTCGACGCTTCCCTATGAGATCTGGAAATGA
- the htpX gene encoding protease HtpX, which produces MWLKRIGLFLLTNILVVVTISIVTSILGIGPYLDANGINLGSLVVFCFLWGMGGAFVSLLLSKFMAKMMMGVQIIDPRSASGAERELYSRVERLARAANLPMPEVGIYHSPEVNAFATGPSKSSSLVAVSSGLLQVMDNAEVEGVLAHELAHVANGDMVTMTLIQGIVNAFVMFFSRVISYALSTMVKDEMQYTVRLVSNIVLSILFSILGSIVVAYFSRTREYRADAGGAKLVGRQNMIAALEKLRRTFDLPEDERGKEALATMKISGHNKWMALFSTHPPLEARIAALKNSGY; this is translated from the coding sequence ATGTGGTTGAAACGAATTGGGTTATTTTTACTGACCAATATTCTGGTCGTCGTAACGATTTCGATCGTTACGAGTATACTTGGAATCGGTCCATATTTGGATGCAAATGGAATTAATCTGGGTTCCTTAGTTGTCTTCTGTTTTCTCTGGGGTATGGGGGGTGCGTTTGTATCTCTACTTCTCTCCAAGTTTATGGCGAAGATGATGATGGGAGTGCAGATCATCGATCCTAGATCTGCATCTGGTGCTGAAAGGGAATTGTATTCTAGAGTAGAGAGACTTGCAAGAGCGGCAAACCTTCCGATGCCCGAAGTGGGAATTTATCATTCTCCGGAAGTAAACGCATTTGCGACCGGGCCTTCCAAGTCCAGTTCCCTCGTCGCGGTATCTAGCGGTTTACTTCAAGTGATGGACAACGCGGAAGTGGAAGGCGTTCTCGCACACGAGTTGGCGCACGTCGCAAACGGAGACATGGTGACGATGACTCTGATTCAAGGTATTGTTAACGCTTTTGTAATGTTCTTTTCAAGGGTTATCAGTTATGCTTTGAGTACGATGGTTAAAGACGAAATGCAATACACCGTACGTCTGGTTTCCAATATCGTCTTAAGCATTCTGTTTAGTATTCTCGGATCGATCGTAGTCGCGTATTTCTCAAGAACCAGAGAATACCGCGCGGATGCCGGCGGAGCAAAACTCGTAGGGCGTCAGAATATGATTGCGGCTCTTGAAAAATTAAGACGCACTTTTGACTTACCTGAAGACGAAAGAGGTAAAGAAGCTCTTGCTACAATGAAAATATCCGGACATAACAAATGGATGGCCCTATTTTCAACTCACCCTCCTTTAGAAGCGAGAATCGCGGCTCTGAAGAATTCAGGATATTAA
- a CDS encoding adenine phosphoribosyltransferase, which produces MSIVKSKIRTIPDYPKPGILFRDITSLLLDPEGLALTIGTFVNRYQDKGITKVAGIEARGFLTGAPLAFQLGVGFIPIRKKGKLPSETVSEEYDLEYGKDVIEIHKDAVQSGDRILLMDDLIATGGTMIAAVKLLKKLGAQIYEAGVIIDLPDLGGSKKLQEELKVPVFAICEFEGH; this is translated from the coding sequence ATGTCTATTGTTAAATCTAAAATCAGAACCATACCTGACTATCCAAAACCTGGGATCCTGTTTCGCGATATTACTTCACTCTTACTCGATCCGGAAGGGCTTGCATTGACGATCGGAACGTTTGTCAATCGTTACCAAGATAAAGGAATTACAAAGGTAGCCGGAATCGAAGCTAGGGGCTTCCTCACGGGGGCACCTCTTGCTTTTCAACTCGGAGTAGGTTTTATTCCCATACGTAAAAAAGGAAAATTACCTTCCGAAACCGTGTCGGAAGAATACGATCTCGAGTACGGAAAAGACGTAATCGAAATCCATAAGGACGCAGTCCAGTCGGGGGATAGGATTCTTTTGATGGACGATCTCATCGCAACCGGAGGTACTATGATTGCCGCGGTAAAACTTCTTAAAAAACTCGGAGCTCAAATCTACGAAGCCGGAGTTATCATTGATCTTCCGGATTTGGGTGGAAGCAAGAAACTTCAGGAAGAGCTTAAGGTTCCTGTTTTCGCGATTTGCGAGTTTGAAGGGCATTAG
- a CDS encoding S1C family serine protease produces MTALLSGFLGIRIGLKSTIRFFSLGLLLFIQTKVYSVESPLSFDELRKGVVQIRVYSQAVNPFSPWTTDTVRAGSGTGFLIGNKRILTNAHVVSNARFVQVQRYNQTEWYGVKILHLAHDCDLAVLEAESPDFYKDSRDLQLGEIPELNSPLIVVGYPIGGNKVSVTRGIVSRKDQSVYSHSAVDSHLVLQVDAAINPGNSGGPAIQDDKVVGVAFQVAVKGENIGYLIPTNVIRHFLTDIEDGKYDGYVELGVRTLNSFNISLRKAKGIPDHLEGVFVSRVLKNGSAENYLKEGDFLTEIDGQPIGKNGTVMQDKDARVDFVEIVDNKHAGDKISFKLYRNGKEMSVSFPARRMSDFDFMRNQYDKQYDFEMIGGLLFQEMSRDLITSWSRGGNTSGGSQLLYRFFYFIEDRLNRTKKNDVVLYRKLSHPINSSAEYFVNLVLESVNGIPVTELNDLRKILKQSKDKYLRLKFLDIQVPLVLDREEAEKADEKIRKIYGLE; encoded by the coding sequence TTGACGGCTCTATTATCTGGTTTTTTGGGGATTCGAATCGGTTTGAAATCTACGATTCGTTTTTTTTCGCTTGGGCTGCTTCTTTTCATCCAGACCAAGGTTTATTCCGTCGAAAGTCCTCTCTCTTTTGATGAACTCCGTAAAGGAGTTGTGCAAATCCGGGTTTATTCCCAAGCGGTAAATCCGTTTTCCCCTTGGACGACCGATACGGTTCGAGCCGGTTCGGGAACGGGTTTTTTAATCGGAAATAAAAGAATTCTTACCAATGCGCATGTGGTTTCTAATGCGAGGTTTGTTCAGGTTCAGAGATACAATCAAACCGAATGGTACGGCGTAAAAATTCTACATCTCGCGCACGATTGCGACCTGGCTGTTTTGGAAGCCGAAAGTCCCGATTTTTACAAGGACTCGAGAGATTTGCAACTCGGAGAAATTCCTGAGCTCAATTCTCCGTTGATTGTGGTCGGTTATCCGATCGGAGGGAATAAGGTTTCGGTTACGAGAGGAATCGTCTCCAGAAAGGATCAATCGGTTTATTCCCATTCCGCCGTTGACAGTCATTTAGTTTTACAAGTGGATGCGGCGATTAATCCGGGAAATTCCGGAGGCCCGGCGATTCAGGACGACAAGGTCGTAGGAGTTGCGTTTCAGGTCGCGGTCAAGGGCGAAAATATCGGATATCTCATTCCGACAAACGTTATACGTCATTTTTTAACGGACATAGAAGACGGGAAATACGACGGGTACGTGGAGCTTGGAGTGAGAACTTTGAATTCGTTTAATATTTCTTTGAGAAAGGCCAAAGGAATTCCGGATCATTTGGAAGGGGTTTTTGTTTCCAGAGTTTTAAAAAACGGTTCCGCGGAAAATTATCTGAAGGAAGGGGATTTTCTCACTGAGATAGACGGACAACCGATCGGAAAAAACGGAACCGTTATGCAGGATAAGGACGCAAGAGTCGACTTTGTTGAGATTGTGGATAATAAGCACGCAGGGGACAAAATCTCTTTCAAACTGTATAGAAATGGAAAAGAAATGTCTGTTTCTTTTCCGGCGCGTCGTATGTCTGATTTTGATTTTATGAGAAATCAATACGATAAACAGTATGATTTCGAAATGATCGGTGGACTTTTATTTCAAGAAATGTCCCGTGATTTGATCACGAGTTGGAGTCGTGGCGGCAATACTTCCGGAGGAAGTCAGCTTTTATATAGGTTTTTTTACTTCATAGAGGACCGGCTGAACCGTACAAAAAAGAACGACGTGGTTTTATACCGAAAACTTTCTCATCCAATCAATTCTTCCGCGGAATATTTTGTGAACCTTGTTTTGGAATCCGTGAACGGGATTCCTGTTACGGAATTGAACGATCTAAGAAAGATTTTGAAACAATCCAAGGATAAGTATCTTCGTTTGAAATTTTTAGACATTCAGGTTCCCCTCGTTTTGGACCGCGAGGAAGCTGAAAAGGCGGACGAAAAAATCCGTAAGATTTACGGTCTGGAATAA